The following are encoded together in the Argopecten irradians isolate NY chromosome 5, Ai_NY, whole genome shotgun sequence genome:
- the LOC138322715 gene encoding uncharacterized protein: MADILPLLETLLEKQKQVQEATRTNSVNIANLRGELTSNLGGIKALLHVLNHRIETNLFSPSASRHYEPHRQLHSAPPRSDGGGDISGSEGVHRECLQEHMEYIMKQMTIDGTTLIDELHEDSCLTEGEVSDIRYQRDTKSRIRKLIYAIYLRDKQTFDKFMNRLQSDNAHVHEKIKQAYSVKLNEGPRSSECLMCVIKRDVDIQRVAYKLCSYFIIDMEYLNTVLSFSDVSVPDLRKTFWTHVFSKINQSSSREEMIRQLRNALSEGKYKNLAEKLENWSSEELSCGCEFTSRLHFQKNLNESCSSTSIGDLSTTSNIRSKSQVSLQSLSSLEEEDFSHGGNLPYTVKWVNSSPATGGEGQPWEYPEHQEQMLCSPPLQTEADPECERSDSMGNGKESPFALKSIANALNNEVETEIREMRTPPALANSDEVKTVPADMSTDEQELTKPRHLKLNINEANQIRQQLFEVIVTPSPLPAVDAYTGRKKVYKKKRHTRTKSDDTSKIRLDLDLYKKGEHDRLRLISGLVDTPQRGISEKFYSNLKSIRPRHVESIQNGASGDSTGIGNQSEMRAQSSYDNEIPGTVYVSPESLSQLHKNSETTSQAQHVKGSDGNNNPQYVTDQIILTPSRYINPLSSGLGTRSDQTRTRKKGRQKERYQDGRHRLDTY, translated from the exons ATGGCTGACATACTCCCATTATTAGAG ACTCTTCTTGAAAAGCAGAAACAGGTTCAAGAAGCTACAAGGACCAACAGTGTGAATATAGCCAATTTGCGCGGTGAGCTCACCAGCAACCTAGGCGGCATCAAAGCTTTACTTCACGTCCTCAACCATCGAATAGAGACTAACTTATTCTCTCCGTCTGCCTCCCGACATTACGAACCCCATCGTCAGCTACACTCGGCTCCTCCCCGTTCAG ACGGTGGCGGAGATATCAGTGGGAGCGAGGGTGTTCACAGAGAATGTCTACAGGAACATATGGAGTACATCATGAAACAGATGACGATCGACGGCACAACGCTTATTGACGAACTGCATGAAGACAGTTGTCTGACAGAAGGCGAGGTATCCGACATTCGATACCAAAGAGACACCAAATCCAGAATACGGAAGCTCATTTATGCCATTTACTTGAGGGATAAACAAACCTTTGACAAATTCATGAATAGACTCCAAAGCGATAATGCCCATGTTCacgaaaaaataaaacaagctTATTCTGTCAAGTTGAACGAGGGTCCTAGATCATCCGAATGTTTGATGTGCGTTATCAAACGGGACGTTGATATACAACGCGTAGCGTACAAGCTCTGTAGCTATTTTATTATAGACATGGAATATTTAAATACAGTCTTGTCGTTTTCAGACGTTAGTGTACCGGATTTGCGGAAAACATTCTGGACACATGTTTTCTCAAAGATTAACCAGTCATCGTCGAGAGAAGAAATGATTCGACAGCTACGCAATGCATTGTCCGAGGGTAAATACAAAAATCTAGCAGAGAAACTAGAAAATTGGTCTAGCGAAGAATTGTCATGCGGTTGTGAGTTTACCTCAAGACTGCATTTTCAAAAAAACCTTAATGAATCATGCTCTTCTACAAGTATCGGTGATCTGAGCACTACCTCAAATATTCGATCAAAGAGTCAAGTGAGCCTGCAGTCTTTATCTTCCTTGGAGGAAGAAGACTTCTCCCATGGTGGGAACCTACCTTATACAGTTAAATGGGTGAATAGTTCGCCAGCGACAGGAGGTGAGGGTCAACCATGGGAGTATCCAGAGCACCAGGAACAAATGCTTTGCTCACCTCCACTCCAAACAGAGGCAGACCCGGAGTGTGAACGATCTGATAGCATGGGAAATGGAAAAGAGAGTCCGTTTGCATTGAAATCAATTGCTAACGCATTGAATAACGAAGTTGAAACAGAAATACGCGAAATGCGCACTCCACCAGCACTAGCTAATTCAGACGAGGTTAAAACAGTCCCCGCGGACATGTCTACAGATGAGCAGGAACTGACGAAACCCCGTCACCTGAAACTGAACATAAACGAAGCAAATCAAATAAGACAACAACTCTTTGAAGTAATAGTTACGCCTAGTCCTTTACCGGCTGTAGATGCGTACACCGGTAGGAAAAAAGTTTACAAAAAGAAACGGCACACAAGAACCAAATCTGACGACACTTCCAAGATTAGACTCGACCTTGACCTATACAAAAAAGGAGAACATGATAGACTGCGACTGATAAGCGGCTTGGTGGACACTCCACAACGAGGCATATCGGAAAAGTTCTACAGCAATCTGAAAAGTATCCGACCACGACATGTGGAATCTATTCAGAATGGCGCATCAGGGGATTCAACAGGCATTGGAAATCAAAGTGAAATGCGTGCTCAGTCCAGTTACGATAACGAAATACCGGGAACAGTATATGTATCTCCCGAATCCCTATCACAATTACACAAAAACAGCGAGACAACATCCCAAGCCCAACATGTAAAGGGTTCGGATGGAAACAATAATCCGCAGTATGTCACTGACCAGATAATTTTGACCCCGTCCAGATATATTAACCCCCTTTCGTCTGGCTTGGGGACGAGATCAGACCAGACGCGAACACGTAAAAAGGGTAGACAGAAGGAACGATACCAGGATGGCCGTCACAGGCTGGATACCTACTAG